A genome region from Alkalimarinus coralli includes the following:
- a CDS encoding S-methyl-5'-thioinosine phosphorylase → MTKKLAIIGGTGLAELEGVEVLGQKKVTTPYGEPSGPIVEGQYDGKKVLFLARHGNPHRIPPHEVNYAANIYALKQEGATAIIAVNAVGGIEGVMGPAHVVIPDQIIDYTHGRKSTYFEGEMDSVNHIDFSYPYSESVRQMLIKAAEIHDVAYSDYGVYGCTQGPRLETAAEVARLERDGCDIVGMTGMPEAALAAEQEIDYACLALVVNWAAGKTESIITMEEIEQAIDEGMGYVKKILIEVINS, encoded by the coding sequence ATGACGAAAAAACTGGCCATTATTGGCGGCACAGGGTTAGCAGAGTTAGAGGGGGTGGAGGTTTTAGGTCAGAAGAAAGTGACAACGCCTTATGGTGAGCCAAGCGGCCCCATTGTAGAGGGGCAATACGATGGGAAAAAAGTTTTATTTCTTGCTCGACATGGGAACCCTCATCGAATTCCGCCTCATGAAGTTAATTATGCGGCTAATATTTATGCACTCAAGCAGGAAGGCGCAACGGCAATTATTGCTGTTAATGCGGTCGGTGGTATTGAGGGAGTGATGGGGCCTGCCCATGTGGTTATTCCTGACCAGATAATCGATTATACCCACGGTAGAAAAAGCACTTATTTTGAGGGTGAGATGGACTCGGTTAATCATATCGACTTTTCATACCCTTATAGCGAGAGTGTCAGGCAGATGTTAATAAAGGCCGCCGAGATTCACGATGTCGCGTATAGTGATTATGGCGTTTATGGCTGTACACAAGGTCCCAGGTTAGAAACTGCGGCTGAGGTTGCACGACTTGAACGAGATGGCTGCGATATTGTTGGAATGACCGGAATGCCTGAGGCGGCACTTGCTGCCGAACAAGAGATTGATTATGCGTGCTTGGCACTTGTGGTTAATTGGGCTGCAGGGAAAACCGAAAGCATTATAACGATGGAAGAGATAGAGCAGGCAATCGATGAGGGGATGGGTTACGTTAAAAAGATTTTAATAGAGGTTATTAATAGTTAG